AAGTACAAGCGTTTTTTCAACAAGCTCTTCTACTTTATCATTTTTGAGGTCGAAGTCTTCTTTGACAAACTCAACAAGTTCTTGACGCTTGAGAGGATTTTTGAGGTGTTTTGTTTGCTTTACGGCAGATTTTACATTTTTGAGTTTGGAGATTTTACCTACCAAAATCATAGTTTCAGCCAAGGTTTCTTGTGGCTCTACCTTTTTATCCTCCAAGACACGTTCAGCCGATTCAGCAGCATCAAGTGTAAAGGAGACGACACTTTTGAGGTCATCGATATTCTGCGAATCAGTATTTTTAACTAGCTCTTCCATACGATATAAATTGAATTTAGATAAGAGGTTCAAAAAAACGCCCCTATGCGCTGATTTTGAATGATTAGACCTCAATTTAGGGCTATTTAGTATTGATTCTTAATAGCCAAAAAAACACATTTTTATTTTGTTATACTACAGGATTGAAAAGCGTAGTTGCTTTAGCCAGTACAGCAGTCATCGCTGTATTATAATCTGTGAGTTTTTCTTGTGTAAAATCTTCAATTCTGTAATCTACACCATCAACATCTTTTATTTTGATGCGCTTATCTGCAAGATTAAAGGTTACTTTTAGAATAATTTGATTTTCAACAAATTGAATAGTAAGGCATTGGTCGTTTTCTGTAGGCATAATGATATAAAGTTTAGTGATTAAATACGCACAATTTTTCTTTTACTTCTCTTGCATTTGCAAACGCTCTGATGGCATTTGGAGCAGCAAGAGCTAGTTTTCTTTTTTTCTGGATATTTAGCTTCTACCTCTGGGTAGAGCCTTCTGTTTTTCTTGAGATAGGCTTCAAGATTTGCGAGTTCTTTCTTGCCTTGTGTTTCGTGCGTTTGTTGCGCCATCGAAATCAAATTCGCTCTAGCAGCCGTTTTGCCTTTGATGGTGTGTGTGTTGTTTGTAGAAACGGTCGTAATTCCATCTTTATCGATAATAATAGGCTTTGTTTTCATAAACTCAGCCATTGTGAGTTTTGCCAGTGCGAGCTGTGCCATTTCCAAAACGATAAGATATTTTTCTTGTAGCTGTCCGTTTTTCTGTTTCTCCAGTATTTTTTCAAATAGCTCTTCACACATAGGAAAAATAAGGGTGCGCTGCGTGCGCATCATCGTAGGCTTCATTTCCACAAAAAGCCTACGGTTTTGGTCAATAAAAACACTTCTATTGAACGTTTTAGCCGAATCAATGAGACATTCTTTGGCTTCTGTAAAAGCATCTGAAGTAACCCACTTTGGAAATTTAGCTTTTTGTTCTGTCAAAAACTCCAGCATTTCCTCTATGGCAGCATAGCCATTTTTTTCATAGCTGCGCTCTAGCTTTTGTACTTGCCACTCTGGAGCAGTTTTTTTATCCTTTGTATGTATATTATGAATACCAATTTTTGACACCTGTACCAAATCTGAAGGAACAGACAATGAAGCCGAGAAATTAGCGACTACCCTTCTAGCGTGGTCTAATAGCTCTTTTTGATGATTTGTTAGACTTCCATTATCAAATTTTCTAGCTAGTTCGTTGTACTGCGCTTTTGAAAGAGAGGGAATCAGAA
This window of the Bernardetia sp. genome carries:
- a CDS encoding DUF6712 family protein encodes the protein MILLFKTLEEYRKYIPRNVASKLELIEDNIRVATNRFLIPSLSKAQYNELARKFDNGSLTNHQKELLDHARRVVANFSASLSVPSDLVQVSKIGIHNIHTKDKKTAPEWQVQKLERSYEKNGYAAIEEMLEFLTEQKAKFPKWVTSDAFTEAKECLIDSAKTFNRSVFIDQNRRLFVEMKPTMMRTQRTLIFPMCEELFEKILEKQKNGQLQEKYLIVLEMAQLALAKLTMAEFMKTKPIIIDKDGITTVSTNNTHTIKGKTAARANLISMAQQTHETQGKKELANLEAYLKKNRRLYPEVEAKYPEKKKTSSCCSKCHQSVCKCKRSKRKIVRI